The proteins below are encoded in one region of Rhinolophus sinicus isolate RSC01 linkage group LG07, ASM3656204v1, whole genome shotgun sequence:
- the SLC25A23 gene encoding mitochondrial adenyl nucleotide antiporter SLC25A23 isoform X5, with translation MGVKPEEAQKPCSRVQTLFKRVNALFTKAPPPDPPPPLPPISQNLGCTHVFGHVHENGLQHLSSQQVLDTGEQLMVPMDVLEEGNEGAWWKFLLSGAMAGAVSRTGTAPLDRAKVYMQVYSSKSNFMNLLGGLRSMVQEGGFRSLWRGNGINVLKIAPEYAIKFSVFEQCKNYFFGAHGSPPFQERLIAGSLAVATSQTLINPMEVLKTRLTLRRTGQYKGLLDCARQILEREGTRALYRGYLPNMLGIIPYACTDLAVYEMLRCFWLKSGRDMEDPSGLVSLSSVTLSTTCGQMASYPLTLVRTRMQAQDTVECLNPTMCGVFRGILAQQGWRGLYRGMTPTLLKVLPAGGISYMVYEAMKKTLGI, from the exons ATGGGAGTCAAACCTGAGGAAGCTCAGAAGCCTTGCTCAAGGGTCCAGACCCTGTTTAAGAGGGTCAATGCCTTATTCACCAAAGCTCCACCCCcagacccacccccacccctcccacccatcTCTCAGAACCTGGGCTGTACACATGTGTTTGGGCATGTGCATGAAAATGGCCTGCAGCACCTCTCATCACAGCAG GTGCTGGACACTGGAGAGCAGCTGATGGTCCCCATGGACGTTCTGGAAGAGGGAAACGAGGGAGCCTGGTGGAAGTTCCTGCTCTCAGGAGCCATGGCTGGGGCAGTGTCTCGCACTGGCACAGCCCCTCTGGACCGTGCCAAGGTGTacatgcag GTCTACTCCTCCAAGTCGAACTTCATGAACCTGCTGGGGGGGCTACGGAGTATGGTCCAAGAGGGGGGCTTCCGCTCCCTATGGCGGGGCAATGGTATCAATGTACTCAAGATCGCCCCCGAGTATGCCATCAAGTTCTCCGTCTTTGAACAG TGTAAGAATTACTTCTTTGGAGCGCATGGGTCCCCACCCTTTCAAGAACGGCTCATTGCTGGCTCCCTGGCTGTGGCCACCTCCCAGACGCTCATCAACCCCATGGAG GTGCTGAAGACACGGCTGACCCTGCGCCGGACGGGCCAGTACAAGGGGCTGCTGGACTGTGCCAGGCAGATCCTGGAGCGGGAGGGCACCCGCGCCCTTTACCGTGGCTACCTGCCCAATATGCTTGGCATTATCCCTTACGCCTGCACCGACCTGGCCGTCTATGAG ATGCTCAGGTGTTTCTGGCTGAAGTCAGGCAGGGACATGGAGGACCCGAGTGGCCTGGTCAGTCTGTCATCTGTGACGCTGTCCACGACCTGTGGCCAGATGGCCAGTTACCCTCTGACTTTGGTGCGCACCAGGATGCAGGCTCAAG ACACCGTGGAGTGTTTGAACCCCACCATGTGTGGAGTCTTCCGGGGGATCCTGGCCCAGCAGGGCTGGAGGGGGCTATACCGAGGCATGACCCCCACCTTACTGAAGGTGTTGCCGGCTGGAGGCATCAGCTACATGGTATACGAAGCCATGAAGAAGACCCTGGGAATATAG